From Dehalococcoidia bacterium:
GTTAAAGGAAGGCACGCGGCTGGGCATCGTCCTCGACGCCGACGGGCTGAACATCCTTGCCGGAACGCCGAACTGGCCGGCGCAGATAAACGTCCCCATGATCATGACGCCGCACCCGGGCGAGCTGCGACGCCTGACGGGCCGCCCCATCCCGGAAATTCAGTCCGACCGGCTCGGCGCGGCCATGCGTTACGCCTCCGAGTGGAACCAGGAGATCGTGCTGAAGGGCGCCCACACGGTCGTTGCGGCGCCGGACGAGCGCGCGGCCGTGAGCCCGTTCGCGAACCCGGCGCTCGCCACCGCTGGCACGGGCGACGTCCTCGCCGGGGCAATCGCCGGCCTCCTCGCGCAGGGACTGGGGCGTTTCGAGGCCGCTGCCTGCGGCGTCTATCTGCACGCGGCCGCCGGTGAGCGCGTACGCGAGATGCTGGGCGAAACGGGCGCCGTCGCCGGCGACCTCCTGCCGGAGCTCCCGCTGGTGATGAAGGGGCTCCGATGAGGATGAAGCGCCGCTGGAGGATGCGGGAAAGCGGCTGCGAAGGCGCGCTCGACGGCTCCCCTTACCCCCCGCTCGTCCGGCGCGTCCTGGAAGCGCGCGGCATCGCCGGCGCCGCAGACGCCCGCGCCTTCTTTGACGGCGGGGCAGAAAGCGATGTCCCCGCGCTCCCCGACCTCGATAAAGCGGTGGCGCGGCTCGCGGAGGCCGCCCGCGCTGGCGAGACCGTCGCCGTCTTCGGCGACTTCGATGTCGATGGCTTGACCGCCGCCGCCATCCTCATCGAGGCGCTGGCCGCCCTTGGGGCGAACGTCATCTCCTACGTCCCCGACCGCTTCCTCGAGGGGTACGGCCTGAACACGGGGGCGATATCGCGGCTTCACAGAGAGGGCGCGACCCTGCTGCTCGCCGTCGACTGCGGCACAAGCTCCGTCGAAGAAGTGGCGCACGCACGCGACTGCGGCATGGACGTCGTCATCGTCGACCACCACGTGCCGCCGGCGCTTCTCCCCGACGCGCTCGCCATCGTGAATCCGAAAGTCGATTCCAGCTCACTTTACGAGGGTCTCGCTTCCGCCGGGCTCGCCTATTTCCTTGCCTCCGCGCTCTGCGACGCCTCGGGCCGTCCCTTTCCCCCCGAAAGCTGCCTCGACCTCGCCGCCCTGGGCACCGTCGTCGACATGGCGCCGCTTACCGGCGTCAACCGCGACCTGGCGCGAAGGGGCGTCGAGGCGCTGCGGCGGACGGAGCGCTGCGGGCTGCAGGCGCTGATGGAGGTGGCGCGCGTCGACGCTTCCACGCTGGACACGGAGGCCCTCTCGTTCATGCTCGGGCCGCGGCTCAACGCCGCCGGACGCGTTGCCCATGCCCGCCACGGTCTCGAACTGCTGCTCTGTCAGGACCGGGCGCGGGCGTGGAAGCTCGCGCGCGAGCTCGACGGGCTGAACCGCGAGCGGCAGCGCCAGCAGGCAGCCGCCCTCGAAGTGGCGCGCCGTTTGCTTGACGAGCAAGACGCGGGGGCGCCGCTCGTCATGCTGGGCAGCGAGGCGATAGCCCCGGGCGTGGCGGGACTCGTCGCCTCGCGACTCGCCGAGGAGCTTTACCGGCCGTGCGTCGTCTACAGCCCCGATGGCGCCATCAGCCGCGCCAGTGCCCGCAGCATCGAAGAGTTCGATATCGCCGCTGCCCTGCGCGAGTGCGGCGACCTCTTTCTGCGCTCCGGCGGGCACCGGCAGGCGGGAGGCTTCACCGCTGAGAACGAGCGGCTGCCGGAGATACGGGAGCGGCTGGTGGCGTGCGCGCGCGAACGGCTGGCGGGGCTGGAGCTGACGCCGGTGATCGACGTCGACGCGGTGGCGCCGCTGGCGGACGTCGGCGGCGACGAGATACGGTGGCTTTCGCGCATGGCGCCGTTCGGCGTGGGCAACCCCGAGCCGGTGTTCTGGAGCCGCGGCGTCACGGTCGTCGAAGGGCGGACGGTGGGCGCGGACGACCAGCACCTGCGCCTGAAGCTAAAGGATGGCCGCGTTGTGTGGCCGGCGATCGGCTTCGGGCTGGGGGACGCGCCGGTGCGCGCGGGGTCGAAGGTCGATATCGTCTACTCGATTGGCTCAGACCGCGGGGGCTACGGCTCCCTCCAACTCCTCCTCCACGACCTCGCCATTTCCTCGTAGGCCGCCAGCCGGAGCCTCCGGGGAGTGCAGAGGGGCGTCCCCTCTGCCGGGCCTGCCTGCCGGTAGGCGGGGGTCGCAAAGGATCTCCCCCCGATTGCCCACAGACAAGACTGGGTGGGAGGGTGGGCAGAACCACCCTTCGCTTGCGGGTCGTCGATCAGGCAGAGAGCCGGGAGAGGAGATCGCGGACGGCGCGGATGACGGCGTCAGGACGCTCCATCGGCACGTGGTGCGACGCGTCCGGCAGCGGACGGTCCTCCCCCTGCGGCAACCACCCTGCCAGCTCCGGCGCCGTCGTCGACGCAAACCCCTCCTTCGACGTCCCCCGCAGCACGATCGCCGGCACGTCCGCGTGCGCTATCTCCGGCCACAGGTCGTAGGAGAGCGTCTGCCGGTAGATCTCCACTTCCGTCTCCGGCGGGCACTTGAGCGTCACCTCGCCGTCGTCCGTCTCGCGCACGGCCTCCTGCACGAAGAGGTCGAAGAACTCCGGCCGCCAGCGCGAATACGGCACGCGGCCCGAAAGCGACTCCCGCATCGCCTCCCGCGACGGCCACGAACGACGCCGCTTCCTCGCGCCGTAGAAGTCGCTCTGCTCGGCCACCTCCGGCCTTGCGTAGAACGCCTGCTTGAGGATGACGGGGTCGGCGAGGACGATGCCTCGCACAAGCGGCGGGTAGCGCGCGGCGCAGATGGCCGAGAAGGCGCCCCCCATCGAGTGGCCGACGAGCACGTACGGGCCGAGGTCGAGCGCCCGCATCGTCCCGCCGACGTAGTCGGCAAGCGCGCTCCAGTTATAGCCGGGCGCAGGCTCGCTGTCGCCGCAGCCCGGCAGGTCGAGGGCGAGGACACGCGCGGGCTCCTCCCGCAGGACGACGGCGATGGGGTGCCACAGAGCGGCCAGGTAGCCGTTTGCGTGAACGCAGAGGATGGTCTGGCCTTCGCCGCCCCAATCGAGCAGGTGGAGGCGGATGCCGTTTACGTCCAGAAAGAGGTCGGTAGCTCCCGCTGGGGTCATTCTCGGTCCTTTGAGGTCATCATGAGTCTAAGAAAGCGAAAGGCCGTGGTCAACAGCAGACGTATCAGAGAGCGGCATGCCTCTCCGCGGGTGCGTCCATGTAGTTGGGGAGTAGGACACGTAGCTGCCGCAGCGGGCGCAGTCGCTGCGTCCCTCCGCCTTGTCTTTGCTCATGGCGCGCCTCGATAGGGGTCTGGAAACCGGCTGGAGTCTAGATGTCGCGGCGCTGAGAGGTCAATCGTGGACTTCGACGCGCATGCC
This genomic window contains:
- the recJ gene encoding single-stranded-DNA-specific exonuclease RecJ, with the translated sequence MRMKRRWRMRESGCEGALDGSPYPPLVRRVLEARGIAGAADARAFFDGGAESDVPALPDLDKAVARLAEAARAGETVAVFGDFDVDGLTAAAILIEALAALGANVISYVPDRFLEGYGLNTGAISRLHREGATLLLAVDCGTSSVEEVAHARDCGMDVVIVDHHVPPALLPDALAIVNPKVDSSSLYEGLASAGLAYFLASALCDASGRPFPPESCLDLAALGTVVDMAPLTGVNRDLARRGVEALRRTERCGLQALMEVARVDASTLDTEALSFMLGPRLNAAGRVAHARHGLELLLCQDRARAWKLARELDGLNRERQRQQAAALEVARRLLDEQDAGAPLVMLGSEAIAPGVAGLVASRLAEELYRPCVVYSPDGAISRASARSIEEFDIAAALRECGDLFLRSGGHRQAGGFTAENERLPEIRERLVACARERLAGLELTPVIDVDAVAPLADVGGDEIRWLSRMAPFGVGNPEPVFWSRGVTVVEGRTVGADDQHLRLKLKDGRVVWPAIGFGLGDAPVRAGSKVDIVYSIGSDRGGYGSLQLLLHDLAISS
- a CDS encoding alpha/beta hydrolase yields the protein MTPAGATDLFLDVNGIRLHLLDWGGEGQTILCVHANGYLAALWHPIAVVLREEPARVLALDLPGCGDSEPAPGYNWSALADYVGGTMRALDLGPYVLVGHSMGGAFSAICAARYPPLVRGIVLADPVILKQAFYARPEVAEQSDFYGARKRRRSWPSREAMRESLSGRVPYSRWRPEFFDLFVQEAVRETDDGEVTLKCPPETEVEIYRQTLSYDLWPEIAHADVPAIVLRGTSKEGFASTTAPELAGWLPQGEDRPLPDASHHVPMERPDAVIRAVRDLLSRLSA